The Microbacterium sp. zg-Y1090 sequence AGGCCCGCGTTGACCATGCGGAACACGGTGTAGCTGCGGGAGTCCTTGATGCCGCCCTGCACCGCGGGGCGGAACAGCCGGTCGGACATCCGGCGGGGCATGGTGCGGACACTCGAGGTCACCACAGGCTCGTCCCCACTGCTCGGCGCGAGATCGCGTTGGCGGTCAGAATCAACGTCAGTCCGATGACGGCCTCGAACAGGCCGATCGCGGTGGCGTAGGAGAAATTGCTCGAGATGATGCCGACCCGGTACAGATAGGTCGCGATCACATCAGCGGTCGGATACAGCAGCGGGTTGTACAGCAGCAGGATCTTCTCGAACCCGACGGCCATGAACGTGCCGATGTTGAGGATCAGGAGCACGATCATCGTGGGCCGGATGCCGGGCAGGGTCACGTGCCAGATCTGTCGCCACCGGCTGGCGCCGTCGATGCGCGCCGCCTCGTACAGCTGCGGGTCGATCGTGGTCAGCGCCGCGAGGTAGAGGATGGTGCCCCAGCCCACCGTCTGCCAGATCTCCGATGTGACGTAGATGGTGGGGAACCACTGCGGCAGCTGCATGAACGGGATCGCGCCGCCGCCGAGCGCCTCGATGCCCTGGTTGATCGAGCCGCGCAGCGCCGTCAGCTGCAGCACCATGCCCGCCACGATGACGATCGACATGAAGTGCGGCAGGTACGAGATCGACTGGGCGATGCGCTTGAACCGACGCGAGCGCAGCTCGTTGAACATCAGTGCCAGCACGATCGGCAGAGGGAAGACGATCACGAGCGACAGTCCGCCGAGCATGAGCGTGTTCCAGAAGGCCCGCCAGAACGTCGGGTCGCTGATGAACAGCTCGAAGTAGCGCAGGCCGACCCACTCGTCGCCGAACATGCTGCCACCGGGGCGGAAACGCCGGAACGCGATGACGTTGCCCGCCATCGGGAGGTAGCGGAAGATGAGCAGGAAGAGCAGCGGCAGAAGCAGCAGGGAGTACAGCCGCCAGTCGCGCTTGAGCGCCTTGCGCCACGTGACGCGATGCGTGGGGGTGCGTGTCGGCTCCCCGCCTCCGCGTTCGCGCTGTTCCTCCTCTTCGGAGTTCAGCTCGATCGCGCCGGCGACGACGACGCTGTTGTTGACGGACAATGCGCTCCTTCGCGTACGGTCATCCGGGTGAAAAACGGTTTCGAAAGGCTGGACTAGCCCCCGGCACACGTTGACGGTAACCTCTGGCGGAGGCGATGTCAACGTTTTCATTGTATCGTCCTGGACGTGACCTCCTCCCTCGCACGGGAGGCCCGGACGACGGAAGGAAACCGCGATGGCGCGTTTCGATCTCCCCGAGCAGCAGCTGCGGGCCTACCTCCCCGAGCGCCGCGAGCCGGCCGACTTCGATGCGTTCTGGCGGGAGTCGATCGCGCTCGCGCGCGCTGCCGGCGGCGCCGTCACGCGGCGTCGCGCCCCCTCGCCGCTGACCCTCGTCGACGTGCACGACGTGACCTTCCCCGGGTTCGACGGCGACCCGGTGCGGGCGTGGCTGGTGGTGCCCCGCACCGCCGAGACGCCGCTGCCGGCGATGGTGGAGTTCATCGGCTACGGGCGAGGCCGGGGCCTCCCGCACGAGCGGCTGTACTGGCCGGCGGCCGGTCACGTGCAGCTCATCGTCGACACCCGCGGTCAGGGATCCACCTGGGGCACCGGCGGCGACACCCCCGACCCGCACGGTGCGGGACCGTCGGGCGCCGGGTTCCTGACGCGCGGCATCGACGACCCGCACGACTACTACTACCGCCGGGTCTTCGTCGACGCGGTGCGGGCGGTGGATGCCGTGCGCACGCTGGCCGAAGTCGACCCCGACCGCGTCTCGGTCACCGGCAACAGCCAGGGCGGAGCCATCGCGATCGCCGCGGCGGCGCTGAGCGAGGGCCTCGTGGCCGCCCTGCCCACGGCCCCCATCCTGTGCGACCTGCCGCGGGTCATCAGGCTGACCGACGCCGACCCGCATGCGGAGATCACGCGCTACCTGTCGGTGCACCGCGCGGCGGCCGAGCGCACGTTCGCGACCCTGTCCTACTTCGACGGCGTGAACTTCGCCGCCCGCGCGACCGCGCCCGCGCTCTTCGGCGCCGGCCTGCTCGACACCGTCGCCCCGCCGTCGGGCGTGTTCGCCGCGGCCAACCACTGGGCGGCGGGGGCGCAGACCGTCGCATATCCCTGGAACGGGCACGAGGGCGGCGAAGGCACGCACTGGCTGCGGCAGGCACAGTGGCTCGCCGAGCGCCTGGGCGCCACGGTGACGGCGTGACGGTCGCCAGCGCCACGCCCCTGCTGACGCGCGAGGCACTCGTCGGCCGCGGCGGCGGCCGCCCCTCCCCCTCGCCGCGCATCGTGCACATGGGCGTGGGGGCCTTCCACCGCGCCCACCAGGCCTGGTACACCGCCCGCGTCGATGACGCCCGCACGTGGGGGATCGCGGCGTTCACAGGCCGGTCCCCCGGGGTGGCCGAGCACCTCACGGCGCAGGACGGCCTGTTCACCCTCGTCGAGCGCGGCCCGCGCCGCGACCGGTTCACCGTGGTCGACAGCGTGTGCGAAGCCCATCCCGCGACCGCCCACGACCGGTTCCTCGCCCTGGCGACCTCGCCTCGGACGGCCATCATCACCCTGACCGTCACCGAGGCGGGCTACCACCTCGGCCCGCACGGGCGGGTGGACCTCGCCGACGCCGCGGTGGCATCCGACGTCGCCACCCTGCGGCGCGGCGACGTCCAGGCGCTCCAGACGCCCGTGGGCCGCCTGACCGATGCGCTGCACCGTCGGCACGGCGCGGCGGCGGGTCCGGTGGCGGTGGTGTCGTGCGACAACATCCCCGACAACGGCGGCACCCTGCGCCGCGCCGTCGCCGACGTCGCAGCGGCGTGCGGCTGGGACGCGTCCGCGTGGCCGGCGTCGTTCGTCGCGACGAGCGTCGACCGCATCACGCCGCACACGACCGACGCCGACCTGCAGCTGGTGACCGATGCCACCGGCTGGCGGGACACCGCCGCCGTGGTGGCCGAGCCCTTCACCGACTGGGTGCTCTCGGGCGACTTCCCCGCCGGCCGCCCCGAGTGGGAGCGGGCGGGCGCGCGGTTCGTCGCGGCGATCGAGCCGTACGAGCAGCGCAAGCTGCTGCTGCTCAACGGCGGGCACCTGGCTCTGGCGTTCCGGGGGCTGCAGCGCGGTCATGACACCGTTGCGGCGGCGATGGCCGACCCGGTGTGCCGGAACGCCCTGGAGCGGTTCTGGGACGACGCCGAGCGCGTCGTGGATCCCGCCGCCGACCCGGCGGCGTACCGCCCGGCCCTCGTCGAGCGCTTCGAGAACGGGCGCATCGCGCACCGCCTGGCGCAGATCGCCGTCGACACGGCCACGAAGCTGCGGCTGCGGGTGCTGCCGGTCATCGCGGCCGAGCGGGCCGCCGGGCGCGAGGCGCGCGGCGCGCTGGGGGTCGTGGCCGACTGGGCCGGCGGCATCCGCTCCGGGGCACTGGAGCCCGGCGCCGATGCCGCGCAGCTGCACGCCGCGCTGACGTCGGGGCTCTCCCCGGCCGAGGCGGCCCCCCTCACCGCGGCGCTGGCCGCACCGTTCGACGCGAAGGAGACAACGACATGAAGATCGACCGCGCAGAGGTCATCGTCACGAGCCCCGACCGCAACTTCGTGACCCTCAAGCTCACGACCGACGACGGGCTGACGGGGCTGGGCGACGCGACCCTCAACGGCCGGGAGCTCGCCGTGGTGTCGTACCTGCGCGACCACGTCGTGCCGCTGCTGCTCGGGCGCGATGCCCACCGCATCGAGGACACCTGGCAGTTCCTCTACCGCAGCGCCTACTGGCGCCGCGGTCCGGTGACGATGGCCGCGATCGCCGCCGTCGACATGGCGCTGTGGGACATCAAGGGCAAGGCCGCCGGCATGCCCGTGTACCAACTCCTGGGCGGGGCATCGCGCACCGGGCTGCTGGCGTACGGGCACGCATCGGGCCGCGATCTGCCGGAGCTCTTCGACAGCGTGCGCGAGCACCAGGCTCAGGGCTACCGCGCGATCCGCATCCAGACGGGCGTGCCGGGACTGAAATCCATCTACGGCATCGCGTCCAACGCCACCTTCGAAGCCAACACCGGCGTGCGCTACGACCACGAGCCCGCCCAGCGGGGGGCGAAGCCGGCGGAGGAGGACTGGGACAGCCGCTCCTACCTGCGCCACGTGCCCACGGTCTTCGAGGCGGTGCGCGCCGAGTTCGGGCCCGAGATCCCGCTGCTGCACGACTCCCACCACCGGCTCACCCCCATCCAGGCCGCGCGGCTGGGCAAGTCCGTCGAGCCGTACGACCTGTTCTGGCTCGAGGACGTGACCCCTGCGGAGAACCAGGAGGCCCTGCGGCTGGTGCGCCAGCACACCACGACACCGCTGGCCATCGGCGAGATCTTCAACACGGTCTGGGACTACCAGCAGATCATCCGCGAGCAGCTGATCGACTACGTCCGCAGCGCCGTCACCCACACCGGGGGCATCTCGCACCTGAAGAAGGTGCTCGACTACGCCGCGCAGTACCAGATCAAGTCGGGAATGCACGGCCCCACCGACATCTCGCCCGTCGGCATGGCCGCGGCGATGCACCTGGGGCTGTCGATCCACAACTTCGGCATCCAGGAGTACATGCGCCACGGCGCCAAGACCGATGCCGTGTTCCAGCAGTCGTTCACCTGGGCCGAGGGCTTCCTGCACCCCGGCGACCAGCCGGGGCTGGGTGTCGACCTCGACGTCGACGAGGCCGGAAGGTACCCGTACGCGCAGGCCTACCTGCCGTACAACCGCCTCGCCGACGGGACGGTGCACGACTGGTGAGCCCCGACGTGCTGTGCCTCGGCGAGACGATGGCGCTGCTCGCCCCTTCGCCGGGCGAGCCGCTGCAGCCCGGCTCCGCGCTGACGCTGGGGGTGGGCGGGGCGGAGTCGAACACAGCCGTCGCGCTGCGCGGCGCCGGCGTGGATGCCGCCTGGGCGGGGCTGCTCGGCGACGACCCGCTGGGCGACGTCGTCGCGGGCTTCCTCGCCGCGCGCGATGTGGACATCTCGCTGCACGAGCGCCGGCCGCTGCCCACCGGGCTCTACGTCAAGGCCACCGGTCCCGACGGCACGGTCAGGCCGCTCTACTACCGACGCGGCTCCGCCGGCTCCACGATGGATGCCGCGCTGGCCCGCCGCTGGGCGCAGGCCGCGACGCCGCGCATCGTGCACGTGTCGGGCATCACGGCGCAGATCTCCGAGGCCGGCGCGCAGTTCCTGCATGCCGTGTGCGTAGACCGCGTCTTCGGCGAGGCACTTTTGAGCTTCGACGTGAACCACCGCCCCGCGCTGGCAGGCCCTGCCACCCCCGGCACCCTGCGGCACCTCGCCCGGGCGAGCGACGTCGTGTTCGTCGGCGCGGACGAAGCCCAGACCACGTGGGGGGTGGCCGCAGATGACATCCCCCGGCACCTGTCGGGACCGCGCCATCTCGTCGTGAAGGACGCCGGCGCCGACGCCTCCGAGTACGGCCCCGACGGTACCGTGCGGGTGACGGCGGGACCGGCCACGATCGTCGACGCGGTCGGCGCCGGCGACGCGTTCGCCGCCGGGTGGCTGGCCGCCCTGATCGCCGGCACCGACGCGGCGGGCCGGCTGTCGGAAGGACACCGCCAAGCGGCGCGGGTGCTCGCCAGCGCGGGCGACGTCGCCCCCGCAGCCGAGCGGGCCGCCACCGGCGCGTCAGTACAGTGGTGCGGTGAGCGACCTTCTCCACACGCCCGGTGACGGCGTGCGCCAGCGCAACCTGTCACGGCTGCTGCGCCTCGTGCACCACGACGGCCCGCACTCGCGCGCGGCGCTCACGGAGATGACGGGACTCAACCGCTCGACGATCGCCGACCTCGTCTCGGAGCTGTGCCGTCGAGGGCTCGCCGTCGAGCAGGCACCGGCCGCCGTCGGCCGGGTGGGACGCCCGTCGCCGGTCGTCGCGGCATCCGCCGACACCGTCGCCGTCGCCGCCAACCCCGAGGTCGACGCGCTCGAGATCGCCGCGATCGGCCTGGACCGCACCGTGCGCCTGCGTGAGCGCATCGAGCTCGACCACCTCGCCGGCCCCGACGAGATCGCACGCCTGCTGGCGGATCGCGTCGCGACGTGGCGCTCCGGCGAGCTCGCGGGCGCCCGCCTGTCGGCCGTGGGACTCGCCGTTCCCGGGCTCGTGCGCGCCGGCGACGGACTCGTGCGCAACGCCCCCCACCTGGGGTGGACCGATGCCCCGGTGGCCGAGCTGGTCGCCGCTGCCACCGGATTGCCGACGACCGTCGGCAACGATGCGTCCCTGGGCGCCGTCGCCGAGCACCTCTTCGGTGCGGGACGCGGCATCGACGACCTCGTCTACCTCAACGGCGGCGCGAGCGGCATCGGCGGCGGACTGATCGTGCAGGGGATGCCGGTGGCGGGCGCCGGCGGCTACGCGGGCGAGTTCGGGCAGAACCGCCCCGGCATCGCCACCGTCACCGACCGCCGCGCCGGCCGGGGCGTGCTCGAAGACGAGGTCAGCCGTGCACGGCTGCTCGCCGTGACCGGACTCGCCGCCGCCGACGAACAGACGCTCGCCGCCGCGCTGCGCACCGCGACCTCGCCCTCGGTCACCGAGGAGGTCGCCCGACAGCGCCGGATCCTCTCCACGGCGCTGGCCAACGCCGTCAACGTGCTGAACCCGTCGGTGGTGGTGCTGGGCGGATTCCTCGCGACGCTCGCCGGATCCGACCTCGACGGCATGCTGCAGCTGGTGCGCGCCCAGGCGATGCCGGCATGCGCAGAGGACCTGCAGATCCGGCCCGCGCTGCTTGCCGAGGACCGCCTGCTCGTCGGCGCCGCGGAAGCCGCCTTCGAACCGCTCCTGCGGGACCCCTCCCTCAGCGGCTGACGCCCAGCGCGTCGCGCTGCCAGTGCCCCGGGCGGTCGAACGCCCCGTATCGCACGTCCACCCCGTCGGAGCCGACCGTCGCGGTGCACAGCAGCAGCGACAGCGTCGGGTAGCCGAACGGCCGGTTGTCGCGGATGATCGCGCGATCATCCTCCGGGTCCAGCGCCGCGGAGGCGTCGAGCACGGCCAGCCACGGCGCGAAGCCATCGGGCCCGGCGCCGTCGGCGGCGTCGCGGAACCTGTCCAGCCACGCGGCGATGCGCGGTGTGTTCGGGTCGTCGACGTCGTCGTGGGCGATCATGTGGGTGCCGGGCGTCAGGCGCTGCTCCCGCCGGCGCACCCCGTCCCACGAGACGACGCGCACGCCGGCGGCATCCACCTCGACGAGGTTGAAGCCGCGTTCGGTCGGGGTCGGCGCGGGCGGGTTCCCGGCGACCGACTCCAGGGCCAGCCGGCCACGCGTCGTGACCTCGTCGTCACCGCGGTCGGAGAGGTCGGCGCGGTTCAGCACCACCGCCAGGCGATGCGCCATCGGGTCGGCAGCGAGCCACGCCCCGCCCGCACGCCGGTCGCGCACGCCGACCACGCCCGGATGAGTCTGCGGCCACCACCGCCCCAGCGGATCCCACGGCCGACCGGGGTCCTCGTCGCGGACCGCGATGAGCTGCACCGGGGCGCCTGCTTCCTCTGGCACCCGCACGATCACCGTGCACATCGCTCATTCCCCTCTCCGGCCGGCGCGACGCGCCCACGTGCGACAATCGAGCCGTGTTCATCGTGGTCGGCGTGACCGGCGGCATCGCCGCCTACAAGACGGTGCATCTCGTGCGCCTCCTCATCCTCAACGGTCACGACGTGCACGTGATTCCGACCGAGACGGCGCTGCGGTTCGTCGGCCTTCCCACGTGGGAGGCCATCAGCCGCAATCCGGTCACGACGTCGGTGCACGACGACGTCGCGCAGGTGCGTCACGTCGCCCTCGGCCAGCGCGCCGACCTCGTCATCATCGCACCGGCGACCGCTCATACGCTCGCCAAGATGGCCGTAGGCCTGGCAGACGACCTGCTCGGAACGACGCTGCTGGCCACGCGGGCGCCGGTCGTCGTCGCCCCGGCCATGCACACCGAGATGTGGCAGCACCCCGCCACCGTCAGCAACATCGCCCTCCTGCGCGAGCGGGGCGTGCACGTGGTGGGTCCGGCATCGGGCCGCCTCACGGGCAGCGACACCGGGCCCGGCCGCATGAGCGAGCCGGAGGAGATCGTCGCCGCCGCTCTCAGTGTCGTCGAGGGCGGCGGCGCGGGCGACCTCGACGGACTCCGCGTGGTCGTCAGCGCGGGAGGCACGCGGGAGCCGCTCGACCCGGTGCGCTACCTCGGCAACCGATCCAGTGGTCGTCAGGGCGTGCAGCTGGCATACGCGGCCGCCGCGCGCGGCGCCGAGGTCACCCTCGTCGCCGCGCACCTCGACGGCGACGTGAGGGCGGGAGTCCGCGCGCACGACGGCATCCGTCTCGAGCAGGTGGAGACGGCGCTGCAGCTGCGGGATGCGATGACTGCGGCGGCCGTCGGCGCCGACGTGGTCGTGATGGCCGCCGCGGTCGCCGACTACCGCCCGGCGGAGGTGTCCGAGGGGAAGATCACCAAGGAGGCGGGCGGCGGCACACTGTCGGTGCGCCTGGTGGAGAACCCCGACGTGGTCGCCGAGCTGGCGGCGGCGCGCCGGCCGGGTCAGACGATCGTCGCGTTCGCTGCGGAGACCCACGGCGATCCCGCCGAGCGCCTGGAGCGTGCGCGCCGCAAGCGCGAGCGCAAGCAGGTCGATCTGCTGGTGCTCAACGAGGTGGGCTGGCGCCGAGGCTTCGAATCCGACGAGAACGCGGTGACGATCATCGGCGCGTCCGGCGACGTGGCCGCCGAGGCGTCCGGGAGCAAGCGGCGCACGGCGGACGCCCTCTGGGATGCGGTGGTGGCGTTGCGGGCTCAGCGCCGCTGAGCGCGACCGCCGCCCGGGCGTGCGCTGCGGGGCATGAGTTCACCCTCGACCACATCGAACTCGGGGAGCCGGGCGAAGATCGCCTCAGCGGCGTCCGTCTCGGCCTGGTTCGGCTCGTCGGATGGGTAACGCACAATGGCACCTCCTCGCATCTCCTGCTCCCCCACACTCACACCCCGCAGGGGACCGCGGCGAGGTGTTGACAAAGCGTCGGACAGGTGCGAGCAACCCCGGGCGCCGGTAACGTGACGGCCGTGGGCATCATGTACTACGGCGGCGAGAGCACGCCGATCACCATCGACGACAGGGCGCTGGCACACCTGAAGGTCGTCATCGCGACCAAGCTGCGGCGTGGGGAGAGCTTCACGGTGTCGTGGCGGCATCCCGAAGGCGATCCTGAAGGACGCAGCACCATCTGGGTGCATCCCTCCATCCCCCTGCGGTTCGTCTTCGACGACCCCGAGCCGGCGGTGCTCAGCCGCGAGTGGATCGAGGAGCTGGCCGGGTCTGCGAACTCGTCCGGCGGCATCATGCTCGTCGCGGAGCACCTCGACCCGCAGCAGCGCGACGCCGAGTCGTCGGCCTAGGCCGCCGCCGGAGGGCTTCAGCCCTCTTCGACGAGGGAGTCCTCCTTGGGCTCCGGCACCACCGCGAGTCCGTTGGGGCCGCTGGCCGACTGCATCAGCGCTTCGACCCAGACCCGGTTGATGCGCGGCGCGCGGCTGCCGTGGAAGAGGAACTGCAGCGGCACCGAGGGGTGGATCCAGAAGCTGCGGCGATCTCCCCCGGGACCGGCATCCACATCGAACATGAACGGCTCGCCGCGGCGCAGCTTGTTCATGAAGACGATGCGCAGGTGAGCGAGGGTGCGGTCCTCGATCTCCACCGCGTTGCCCACGGTGTCGTAGATGAATCGGCCCATGGGGTCAGCGTAGCGCTCCGGACTGTGACCGCCCGACCAGGCCGTCCTCGGGGCCTGCGTCGGGGATCCGGTCCGTCAGCGACACCGTCAGTCCGCTGGCGGAGTTCGCCGCGGCGGCGAGGTCGCGGACGACATCCGCGTTGAGCGTCTCGGGCTCGGGCGAGCCGAAGACGAAGCGCATCGGGATCGCCGGCTGCATCCAGATCGTGCTGCGGCCCGCGGGCTCGTCCGCCGCGTGCTGCCACGTGAGGGTGAAGCTCTCGCCGCGGCGGAGCTTCGTCGCGATGACCACCTTCAGGTGGGCGAGCAGCCGATCGGGCACCTGGATGGGTGACGCGTTCATTCCGTAATAAAGATCACCCATGCGAATCTCTCCCCCGTGCGGCCAGAGTGGCTTATCGGGGAGATTACTAGTTTATCTAGCAAAAAGCGAGAGCGATGATCACCCGGCGTCGCCGAGCATCTCGCGGGCGCCGTCTTCCACAGCGGCGGGGATGACGAGGGGCCGGCCGGCGCAGAACGCCTCCCACTCGCGCACCAGCAGCGCCTCGATGCGCGCGGCCGGGATGCCGGGGAATTCGCCGGCGAGCCGGGCGGCTGCGGCAGCGAAAGTGACGACCGCCAAGCCCTCGACATGGGGGAAGGCGCCGTCTGCGGGGGCGGATTCCAGGTCGTTCACACCCCCATGTTTCCACGCAGATCCCGCGTCGGGCGACTGTCAATCCTGCGGGTAACTCGGCGGGCGAGTAACTAGTCCGAATGGACCTATTCGTGGGCGTCGACCTGGTCGACGGCGTCCTGCAGGCGGTTGAGGCAATCGATGACGACGCGGCTGTCCTCGGGGGTCATGTCCTGGACCGCCGCCATCATGCGCGCGTGCATCGCACCGAGGGTGTCCCGCACCTCCTGATCGGACTTGTCCGTGGCGATGACGTGGATGCTGCGCCGATCGGTCGGGTGAGGGCGGCGCACGATGTGGCCGGACTTCTCGAGGCGATCGATGATGGCGGTCGTCGACGCGGTGGACACCGCGAGGTAGCGAGCGAGCTCGGACGGCGAGACCATGCGGCCCTCGCCCTGCGCCTTGAGCAGGTAGCGCAGCACCAGCAGCTCGTTCTCCCCCATCGCCATGGCCTCGCGGGTACGGCGGCGCATGGCCAGTTCGGCCGCGCGGTAGAGCCGGAAGGCCTGGAGCACGTCCACCGCACGGCGGCGACGGTCGTCTTCACCATCGCCGTACCAGTAGTGAGCCGTCGGAGCGTCGGGATTGGCCACGACGGCATCATATGGCACACCCGCTCGCAACCCCGGGCCACCCGAACGATACTGTCGGCATGGATGCCGTGAACAATGCCGTCCTCGTCGCAGGCGATTCACTGTGGACGTGGGCAGTGCTCCCCATCCTGGCGGTGCTCGGCATCTACTTCACCGTGCGCTCGGGCGTCGTGCAGCTGCGGCTCATCCCGGAGATGTTCCGCACCCTCGGGGACCGGACGCCACGCTCCGAGGACGGCACCCCGCAGTCGGTGTCGGCGTTCCAGGCGTTCACGCTCTCCGCGGCATCCCGCGTGGGGGTCGGCAACATCGCCGGGGTCGGCACCGCCATCGCCATCGGCGGTCCCGGCGCGGTGTTCTGGATGTGGACGATGGCGTTCATCGGGGGCGCGTCGAGCTTCGTGGAGTCCACCCTCGGCCAGCTGTTCAAAGTGCGCGATGCCGACGGTTTCCGCGGCGGCCCCGCCTACTACATGCAGTACGGCCTCAAGGCGCGGTGGATGGGGATCGTCTTCGCCGTCATCCTCATCGTCTGCTTCCCCTTCGCCTTCAGCTCGCTGCAGGCGAACACGATCAGCGCCACCGTGTCGTCGAGCTTCGGCGGCGATGTCTCGTGGGTGCCGTGGGTGGTCGGCGCGGCGCTGGCCGCCCTCACCGGCCTCGTCGTGTTCGGCGGGCTGCGCCGCATCGCGCACGTCACCGAGGCCGTCGTGCCGGCGATGGCCCTCGCCTACCTGCTGCTGGGCCTGGTGATCGTCGCCCTGAACATCGAGCGACTCCCCGAGGCGTTCCTGTCGATCTACACCCAGGCGTTCGGGTTCAACGAAGTGGCGGCGGCCACGCTCGGCGTCATCATCATGAACGGCGTCAAGCGCGGGATGTTCTCCAACGAGGCCGGGCTCGGCTCGGTGCCGAACGCCAGCGCGACGGCGGCGGTGACCCACCCCGTCAAGCAGGGCCTGGTGCAGACCCTCGGCGTGTACTTCGACACGCTGCTGGTGTGCTCGATCACGGCGTTCATCATCCTCGTCTCGACGCCCGACCTCGCCGGCGCCGGCCGCGGCATCGGGCTGACGCAGAGCGCCGTCGTGGGAACGCTCGGCCCCTGGTCGAACGTCCTGCTCAGCATCATCATCTTCCTGCTGGCGTTCAGCTCGATCCTCGGCAACTACTACTACGGCGAGTCGAACATCGAGTTCATCTCGCCGCAGCGGCGCTTCCTGCTGACCTACCGCGTGCTGGTCGTGCTGGTGGTCTTCCTCGGCTCCATCGCGTCGGCCGACCTCATCTGGAACACGGCCGACGGGATCATGGGCCTCATGGCCCTGGTGAACCTGGTGGCGATCGCCCTGCTCTCCGGGCTCGTCTTCCGGCTGCTGAAGGACTACACCAGGCAGCGCCGCGAAGGCCGGAATCCGGTCTTCACGCGCGACCGTCTCCCCGACGTGACGGGCATCTCCTGCTGGGAGGACGAGCGCACCGTCACGGGCGTGCTCCCGGTGGTCACCGGCAGGAAGCACGCGCGCCGCTGAGTCGGGCCCGCCCGCAGAGGCGCGCGACGTCGGGCGAATGCCGTCGACACGATCATCGACGGGCTGCTCACACCGGCGCGGGCGGGGCCACTACAGTGATGCTCACGCGCCGGCGACCCGACCGGCGCGTGAGTTCGCAGCGCGGCAGAGTCGCCGCGCAGAAGGAGCACTGTGAGCACGCTCTCCCCCGCCCTGCCGCGCACGACGGACCGCCGCCTCCTCACGTGGATGTTCGTGATGAACGCGGCGCTGCTGACCTGCTATGCGGGGTTCATGGTGATCTTCATCCCAGACCAGGTGCAGCAGATCGATCCTGCGAACAAGGTCGGCAACCTCGCTCTGGTGATGACGGCGTCATCGATCGGCGCGATCATCATCCACCCGCTCATCGGCGCATTCTCGGACCGTACACGCAGCCGGTTCGGGCGACGGGCGCCGTGGATGGTCATCAGCGCGGCCACCGCGGCGATCATGATGGTGCTGCTCTCCGGCGCCGCCGACCTGTGGACCCTGGGGGTGTATTGGGTGCTCGTCATGCTGGCGCTGAACGCCCTGGCCACAGCCCAGGCCGCGATCGTGCCGGACCGTATCGCCCGGGAGCGCTTCGGCGCGGCATCCGGAGTGCTCGCGATGGGGACGTTCCTCGGCATGGGTCTGGGCGTCGCCGGGGCGGGGATCTTCATCAACAGCCTCGGCGTCGGCTACGCCACCTTCGGCGGCATGATCCTCATCGCCGCGCTGCTGTTCACGGTCTTCAACCGCGATTTCTCCTCGCGGGACATGGAGGTGGCGCCCTTCCGGTGGAAGGCGTTCTTCTCGAGCTTCTGGGTCGACCCGCGCTCCTATCCCGACTTCTGGTGGGCCTTCGCCGGGCGCTTCCTGCTGATCCTGGCCTACCAGAGCGTGCAGTCGTATCTGCTCTACATCCTGCGCGACTACATCGGCGTCTCGGACGAGGCGTCCACCGCTCTGAGCACGCCCCTCACCGCGGTGATGCTGGTGGGGGCGTTGGCGACGGCGTTCGCTGTCGGCAAGCTCAGCGACCGCCTGGCACGCCGCAAGGTCTTCGTGATCATCGCGTCGCTCATCA is a genomic window containing:
- a CDS encoding ABC transporter permease; this translates as MSVNNSVVVAGAIELNSEEEEQRERGGGEPTRTPTHRVTWRKALKRDWRLYSLLLLPLLFLLIFRYLPMAGNVIAFRRFRPGGSMFGDEWVGLRYFELFISDPTFWRAFWNTLMLGGLSLVIVFPLPIVLALMFNELRSRRFKRIAQSISYLPHFMSIVIVAGMVLQLTALRGSINQGIEALGGGAIPFMQLPQWFPTIYVTSEIWQTVGWGTILYLAALTTIDPQLYEAARIDGASRWRQIWHVTLPGIRPTMIVLLILNIGTFMAVGFEKILLLYNPLLYPTADVIATYLYRVGIISSNFSYATAIGLFEAVIGLTLILTANAISRRAVGTSLW
- a CDS encoding acetylxylan esterase codes for the protein MARFDLPEQQLRAYLPERREPADFDAFWRESIALARAAGGAVTRRRAPSPLTLVDVHDVTFPGFDGDPVRAWLVVPRTAETPLPAMVEFIGYGRGRGLPHERLYWPAAGHVQLIVDTRGQGSTWGTGGDTPDPHGAGPSGAGFLTRGIDDPHDYYYRRVFVDAVRAVDAVRTLAEVDPDRVSVTGNSQGGAIAIAAAALSEGLVAALPTAPILCDLPRVIRLTDADPHAEITRYLSVHRAAAERTFATLSYFDGVNFAARATAPALFGAGLLDTVAPPSGVFAAANHWAAGAQTVAYPWNGHEGGEGTHWLRQAQWLAERLGATVTA
- a CDS encoding mannitol dehydrogenase family protein; protein product: MTVASATPLLTREALVGRGGGRPSPSPRIVHMGVGAFHRAHQAWYTARVDDARTWGIAAFTGRSPGVAEHLTAQDGLFTLVERGPRRDRFTVVDSVCEAHPATAHDRFLALATSPRTAIITLTVTEAGYHLGPHGRVDLADAAVASDVATLRRGDVQALQTPVGRLTDALHRRHGAAAGPVAVVSCDNIPDNGGTLRRAVADVAAACGWDASAWPASFVATSVDRITPHTTDADLQLVTDATGWRDTAAVVAEPFTDWVLSGDFPAGRPEWERAGARFVAAIEPYEQRKLLLLNGGHLALAFRGLQRGHDTVAAAMADPVCRNALERFWDDAERVVDPAADPAAYRPALVERFENGRIAHRLAQIAVDTATKLRLRVLPVIAAERAAGREARGALGVVADWAGGIRSGALEPGADAAQLHAALTSGLSPAEAAPLTAALAAPFDAKETTT
- the manD gene encoding D-mannonate dehydratase ManD, with the translated sequence MKIDRAEVIVTSPDRNFVTLKLTTDDGLTGLGDATLNGRELAVVSYLRDHVVPLLLGRDAHRIEDTWQFLYRSAYWRRGPVTMAAIAAVDMALWDIKGKAAGMPVYQLLGGASRTGLLAYGHASGRDLPELFDSVREHQAQGYRAIRIQTGVPGLKSIYGIASNATFEANTGVRYDHEPAQRGAKPAEEDWDSRSYLRHVPTVFEAVRAEFGPEIPLLHDSHHRLTPIQAARLGKSVEPYDLFWLEDVTPAENQEALRLVRQHTTTPLAIGEIFNTVWDYQQIIREQLIDYVRSAVTHTGGISHLKKVLDYAAQYQIKSGMHGPTDISPVGMAAAMHLGLSIHNFGIQEYMRHGAKTDAVFQQSFTWAEGFLHPGDQPGLGVDLDVDEAGRYPYAQAYLPYNRLADGTVHDW
- a CDS encoding sugar kinase, with the protein product MSPDVLCLGETMALLAPSPGEPLQPGSALTLGVGGAESNTAVALRGAGVDAAWAGLLGDDPLGDVVAGFLAARDVDISLHERRPLPTGLYVKATGPDGTVRPLYYRRGSAGSTMDAALARRWAQAATPRIVHVSGITAQISEAGAQFLHAVCVDRVFGEALLSFDVNHRPALAGPATPGTLRHLARASDVVFVGADEAQTTWGVAADDIPRHLSGPRHLVVKDAGADASEYGPDGTVRVTAGPATIVDAVGAGDAFAAGWLAALIAGTDAAGRLSEGHRQAARVLASAGDVAPAAERAATGASVQWCGERPSPHAR